The sequence below is a genomic window from Deltaproteobacteria bacterium.
GTCTGTTGAGCCGCTGCTTCACTCTCAGGAAAATCGCCCGGCTTGTGACCCAAATCTCGAAAACACTCCTGCAGGTGAAGCGGCACGGGATAGTAGATCTCACAGCCGATATTTGCCCTTTTGAGGTGGTCGATCAGCCCATCGCGCCTTCGCGTGCCGACGCGAATGACAAATTGATTGTAGATGTGCCTCCCCCCTGCGGCTTCGTGCGGTAAGGCCACCGGCGCACCGCTACTCCCCGCGCCATTGTCCGTTGTCAGTTTTGCCGCGGTAAAGAGTTGTCTATAGGTTGCGGCATTGCGCTGCCGCGCCGCGGTCCAGCCGTCGAGATATTTCAACTTCACCCGCAAAACCGCCGCTTGAATAGCATCGAGCCGAAAGTTGCCACCGATGTATTTGTGATAATATTTGGCCTTCGATCCGTGCCCTCGCAACATCGCGACTCGCTCGGCGAGCTCGGCATCGTTGGTCGTCACCATCCCGCCATCGCCGAACGCGCCGAGGTTCTTCGACGGAAAGAAGCTAAAGCAACCCAGATCACTGATCGAACCGGCACGTTTGCCGTTGTCCTCGGAACCGATCGCTTGCGCCGCATCTTCAATGACGCGGAGCCGATATCGACGTGCAAGGTCTACGATGAGGTCCATCTCCGCCATTTGTCCGTAAAGATGCACCGGCATAATCGCTCGAGTCCGCCTGGTAATCGCCGACTCAATTTTCGTCGCATCGATATTATAAGTCAGTGGATCGATGTCGACGAAAACCGGCGTCGCGCCGACTCTGGAAATACAACCGACCGTAGCAAAAAACGTGTAGGGGGTCGTGACAACTTCATCACCGCTGCCGATGCCCAAGCTCATAAGTGCAACCAACAAAGCATCCGTGCCAGAGGAGACCCCGATGCCAAATCGACAAGCAGAGTAGGCTGCAATCTCCCGTTCGAGCTGCTCCACTTCAGGGCCAAGAATAAACTGCTGCGACTGCACGACCTTATCAATTGCAGCCCGAATCTCCGCTTCGATGGCACCGTATTGGGTGCGCAAATCTAGCAGCGGTACGGGTGTAGGACTCACGAATCTAGCGTTGGTGCGGAATCACTTTTGCGCCACGACGATAATTCCCGGCGCGAAATCAATATTTAACAACCGCAGCACGCCCCGATAGCGCCATGAGCGCCAGCGTTTTTTCCAATCCATCCGGCATACTCGATAGCCGTAAAAGCGCGTAAATCCCGCGGTTGCCAACCAACCAGCCAGATGACGGATTCTAAATGGCGTGACATGGCTTGAGTCTGACCGAAACGACATCGGATGATAAACGTTCGGAGTTGAAACGAAAATTTGCCCACCGGAATTGAGCAGGTCATAGGCGTGCCTAAAGAATTCCAAGGCCATGCCGGGCGGCATCTGTTCGACTACTTCAAAGCAGCCGATCGCATCGAACCTTTCGGTAATTTCATCTAATGAGTAGTAATCATGGTGATTGGATCGGTCGACATCCATGCTTTTGTAGACGAAACCCGCAGCCGCTGTTTCCCGCAAGTATTTTTCCAGCGAGCCATTATTGGCTCCGATATCCAGAACACTCATCCCCGGCCGTAAAAACTTCGCCAGCGGCTCGCGATAGTCCGCAATGATGGGGATTTTGAGGATGGGTTTGTCGATTTGATCTTCGACCAGATTTTTCGCCCGATTGATTAAAGTCCAGTCGACATCCACGGCCGGTCATCCTCTTGCAGGTCTTACGGCGCCGAAGCTCAGGCACTCGCCGCTAGCGAAACCTCAGGGTCCTTGATCGCAGCCGTCGCAACATTGACATCGAGCGCTCGCAACACTGCGCGCGCAGCGCGCTGGCCCGAGCTGCCGTCAAGTCGGAAACATAGTTCGGTGCGCAAGCGCGTCCTCCCTGCACGATCGATCGAGGGATCGTCGAGATAGGCATCGACGACTTGTCTAAGCTCTTCCGGCGAATACACCAAACGCAGACCCTGGGTATCGACAAGTTTTTTGTAGTGGCTGTTGAGAAAAATATCGTCGAAATAGCGGTTTTCCGCTCCTCGATCTCGGCCAAAAGCGATGGATATTACCGGCTTATCCAAAACCGCCGCATCGATGGCCATAGTCGATGCTATATTGACAATCACGTCGGAATGAAAAATGGTCGACGCTAGGTTAACCATGTCGGCCCACGAGGGATCCCAGCCATCGTGCAGCTTGGACAAACGGCCCGGTTCCTGAATCGTCAACCAAGGACGATTGGTAAAGTGTCGGTAATACTCCTCGCGCAGTCGTTGAGTTGTGATCGGATGCAAGCGCAATATCAGTTGGCACGACGACCCCAAATTACCGCCCTGCAAAGTTTGATAGACGGTCTCAACAATGTCGGGCTCATTGGGAATAAACCCCTCGGTGGATGCGGCGTAGGTGATCAATTTCCGGTCGGGGCTAAGCTCGTGAGCGTGAAAAAACTCCGCGCGAGGCAAAAAACTCTTGTTGTCGGTGTAGAGATCAAATTGCGGCACACCGACCACTTCTACCTTTTCGCGCGGAAAAAAGTGCAACTCGGCAGCTTCGTCGACCATGGTTTCATTCCACACCGCCATCGAATCTGGCACAACTGACAAGGGTCCTTTACAGATAAAATTGTCCCAGCTCTCGACCAAACAGAGGACCTTGACACCGCGCAGCCTGGCTTCTTTGACCATATGCATGTTGGTGCCAAAGACTCTCGTAAAAACCGCAAGGTCCGGTTTATACTTTTGGTAAAGCGGTGCCAACGCGGCTTGACTGCGATAGAGAGCCATTTCCCAGCGATTAATGCGCTGTTCATTGGCACGGAGCGTCCGCGCGAGCCTTCCTGCGGTATCGCGCCACGCCAATCCCCACTTGCCGCGCTGTGCCAACCTTCGTACCCGTATGGCTTGCGTAAGGCCTCGATTTACCCAAACGTAGTCTTTGAGGTTCTTTAACCGCTTCTCAACAAAACCAACTTTTGTCCGCGGCCATTTTTCCACACAAACGTTAGGCGCTTCGAATTCCTTGCGAAACTCAGGCTCATCGCCGATCGGCGAGATGATCACGGTGCGCAGATTAGGATTCGCCGTCAGCGTCTTGAGAAAATCGGTGCGCAAGAGATTTCGGTTAGAAATCCCTTGCCGTAGAAATAAAAAAACTGTTTTCACAGGCAACTTTTTCTAACGGGCTGCGCTTTGGCGTGCGATCAATGTCTCGGCCAGCAAGAAATCAATTTCGTTGTTGATGTCGACTGATTCATATTCGTCATTTACTAACGGAATGATCTCGGTCCCCGTCGTCGAACGGAGCTGCCAGACGTTGCTAGCGCGAAACACGTCCATCGACGCGTTTTGAATGTAAACGGTCGGCAGCAGCTGATACGACAAGGTATGCGCCTCCGGCAGCTTCTGCTCCACTGGGATCAGCGAGCGAATTCGGCTCTGGCTCTGGTTCATCACCCACATTTTGTGCGGGTGCTCGGAGCAAAGCCGCACCGTGCGTACGCAGTGTGCCATTGGGTCTTCGCGCAACAGCTCGATAGCTTTGTCGATGGTAGCGCTCGTTCGAAATGGTGACGTCGGCCGCAACAGGCAGACGAAATCCGGCTCGTATTTTTCGTGATCTCTAAACCAGCCCAGCGCATGCTCCATCGCCTGCAGTTCGGTTGAATGGCCTTGAGCTATCTCGGCAGGCCGGCGAAACGGCACCTCCGCTCCCGCCCCAAGCGCAACATTGGCAATCGCATCGCTATCGGTAGATACCACGACCCGCTCGATGTAGCGGGAGCGCTTCGCCCCCTCGATGGAGTATGCCAAGAGTGGCTTGCCGGCCAGCGGCCGGATGTTTTTGTTCGGCACCCGCTGCGAGCCGCCGCGGGCGATGATGATCGCCAATACTTTCATCAGAAACGGTCAGTCCGTCAATGCCGCGATGCTTCGCGCCAAGCTCGCGCCATCCAGGCCATGATGGCGCAGCGCTTCTTGGGGCGTGCCGCACGCCAAAAGCCCCTCGACGGCGAATTTTTTATAGTTTCGTCCGGCAAGGAGTCCGGTCTCGTACAGCTCGTTGATCAGATAATCCCCAAGGCCGCCGATGGGCGCATGATCTTCGATCACGCAAATATTCCGACAGGGCGACAATTCTTGTTTCAACCAAACGCGGTCACAACGATTGAGCCACGGCATGTTGATGACTTTGATGCGCAGCCCCTGCTGCCGCAGAATCTCTTCCGCGCACAGCGCCTCGTGCAACATCACCGGTCCGTAGGCGAGGATGGCTGCATCCGAGCCAATAGTCAATGCAACCCCGCGCCCGACAGCGAATTCGTATTCAGAGGGCAACTCAATCATCCGCGGCGACGGGCCGATAATCAGCCGCAGCATGTAAACGCCGGTGCCACCCTCGAGGCAATATTTCAGCGCAAGTCGCGCTTCCTTGGCGTTGCACGGCTGAATGATCGTGCAGTTGGGCAGCGCGGCAAACAATGAAATATCCCGAACGGATTGATGGGACGACCCCGGCCCGGCTGGGATCAGACCGGCATAGTGGCAGACATAAATTATCTTGGTTTGCTCGCAGGCATTGTTGTAAATCTGCTCGTTCGCCCGCGCCCCCATGAAGCTCGCAAAAGTATTCACTACGGGCAGCAGTCCCTGGGAAGCGAGCCCGCCTGCCATGGAGACCATGTCTTGCTCCGCGATACCATTTTCGATGAATCGCTTGGAAAACTTCTGCTCGAAGGCGCGCAGACGGCAGTCGGCGGTTAAGTCGCCCCCCAGCACGACGATATCCTTGCGGGTCTCTGCGAACTCAACCAAGGCTTGACCGTAGGCATCGGCGACGTACTCGCGCGACACACTGGCGGAGCTGCGCTCGGGATCGGGGAGATCTTCGAGTGCGATGGAACCCAAGTGCAATTCTTCAAAGCGCTCACAGATGCGCGTAAGTATTTCGGCAAACCCCGCTTGAAAAGACTCGTCATCGGGGGCTCCAGCGTGCCATCGATAGAGACCGCGATTGGCGGCCAGCGCTACGGGATGTTCCATGAAAGAAACGCCGCGTCCTTTGATCGTGTCCGCAATCAGAATCTTCGGCTTGTCATTGATCGCTGCGAATTCGGCGAAGCGCGCTTCGAGCTGGGCAAAATCATGGCCGTCGCAGCGCGCCACATGCCAGCCGAAGGCGCGGAACTTGGCAGCCATATCTCCCAGATCGATAATTTCGGCGACCGGCTTATCCGATTGCAGCTTATTGTGATCGACGATCACGGTCAGGTTGGCGATCTTTTGATGCGCCGTAGTTTGCAGCGCTTCATAGATCTGCCCTTCCTGCAGCTCGCCATCCCCCGTCATGACAAACACTCGGCCACCGCGCTTTTGCAGCGCTTTGGCTTTCGCCATGCCTTTGCCTTTGGAGATACCCATGCCGAGCGAGCCAGAGTTGGCTTCCATACCCGGCGTGCGCACATCGGGGTGGCCATAGGTGCCGCCAAAACGGC
It includes:
- a CDS encoding DegT/DnrJ/EryC1/StrS family aminotransferase, giving the protein MSPTPVPLLDLRTQYGAIEAEIRAAIDKVVQSQQFILGPEVEQLEREIAAYSACRFGIGVSSGTDALLVALMSLGIGSGDEVVTTPYTFFATVGCISRVGATPVFVDIDPLTYNIDATKIESAITRRTRAIMPVHLYGQMAEMDLIVDLARRYRLRVIEDAAQAIGSEDNGKRAGSISDLGCFSFFPSKNLGAFGDGGMVTTNDAELAERVAMLRGHGSKAKYYHKYIGGNFRLDAIQAAVLRVKLKYLDGWTAARQRNAATYRQLFTAAKLTTDNGAGSSGAPVALPHEAAGGRHIYNQFVIRVGTRRRDGLIDHLKRANIGCEIYYPVPLHLQECFRDLGHKPGDFPESEAAAQQTIALPIYPELTEAMQRAVVQSIADFFTR
- a CDS encoding class I SAM-dependent methyltransferase, which translates into the protein MDVDWTLINRAKNLVEDQIDKPILKIPIIADYREPLAKFLRPGMSVLDIGANNGSLEKYLRETAAAGFVYKSMDVDRSNHHDYYSLDEITERFDAIGCFEVVEQMPPGMALEFFRHAYDLLNSGGQIFVSTPNVYHPMSFRSDSSHVTPFRIRHLAGWLATAGFTRFYGYRVCRMDWKKRWRSWRYRGVLRLLNIDFAPGIIVVAQK
- a CDS encoding acylneuraminate cytidylyltransferase family protein, yielding MKVLAIIIARGGSQRVPNKNIRPLAGKPLLAYSIEGAKRSRYIERVVVSTDSDAIANVALGAGAEVPFRRPAEIAQGHSTELQAMEHALGWFRDHEKYEPDFVCLLRPTSPFRTSATIDKAIELLREDPMAHCVRTVRLCSEHPHKMWVMNQSQSRIRSLIPVEQKLPEAHTLSYQLLPTVYIQNASMDVFRASNVWQLRSTTGTEIIPLVNDEYESVDINNEIDFLLAETLIARQSAAR
- a CDS encoding 1-deoxy-D-xylulose-5-phosphate synthase translates to MCRANTLATVKRAGSGHLGSSFSSLDIVTDLYYRELNIAKLGIQHPDRDIYFSSKGHDVPGLYAVMFSLGLLPQEKFINLRRFGGTYGHPDVRTPGMEANSGSLGMGISKGKGMAKAKALQKRGGRVFVMTGDGELQEGQIYEALQTTAHQKIANLTVIVDHNKLQSDKPVAEIIDLGDMAAKFRAFGWHVARCDGHDFAQLEARFAEFAAINDKPKILIADTIKGRGVSFMEHPVALAANRGLYRWHAGAPDDESFQAGFAEILTRICERFEELHLGSIALEDLPDPERSSASVSREYVADAYGQALVEFAETRKDIVVLGGDLTADCRLRAFEQKFSKRFIENGIAEQDMVSMAGGLASQGLLPVVNTFASFMGARANEQIYNNACEQTKIIYVCHYAGLIPAGPGSSHQSVRDISLFAALPNCTIIQPCNAKEARLALKYCLEGGTGVYMLRLIIGPSPRMIELPSEYEFAVGRGVALTIGSDAAILAYGPVMLHEALCAEEILRQQGLRIKVINMPWLNRCDRVWLKQELSPCRNICVIEDHAPIGGLGDYLINELYETGLLAGRNYKKFAVEGLLACGTPQEALRHHGLDGASLARSIAALTD